In Triticum aestivum cultivar Chinese Spring chromosome 5B, IWGSC CS RefSeq v2.1, whole genome shotgun sequence, the following proteins share a genomic window:
- the LOC123115547 gene encoding uncharacterized protein, with product MDAPQKKARSMDKDGKMPPLPLTVGKKKTASPCPDTVRLVSQWTLSTACFFLVVFAVTQTLDHYHVPVPCSPSSLVLRCVELTDAGAVEAANAAAESAGWIGMLWCGTAQAAAAALALHLPCRYRRVRRALAYLALALAIVGHSLYARATVLLYAADPGSLFAVIGWTLIIAFLAVVDLLCFLVLVMGREA from the exons ATGGACGCCCCGCAAAAGAAGGCTAGATCCATGGACAAGGACGGCAAGATGCCTCCGCTGCCTCTGACTGTGGGCAAGAAGAAGACGGCGTCTCCGTGCCCGGATACTGTCCGGCTGGTCAGCCAGTGGACACTCTCCACCGCCTGCTTCTTCCTCGTCGTCTTTGCAGTAACCCAGACTCTCGACCACTACCACGTCCCCGTTCCCTGCAGCCCG TCCTCGCTCGTTCTGCGGTGCGTCGAGCTGACGGACGCGGGGGCCGTTGAGGCAGCCAACGCCGCCGCGGAAAGCGCCGGCTGGATCGGGATGCTGTGGTGCGGCACGGCacaggcggccgcggcggcgctggCGCTGCATCTCCCATGCCGCTACCGCCGGGTCCGCCGCGCCCTCGCCTACCTCGCGCTCGCGCTCGCCATCGTCGGCCACAGCTTGTACGCCCGCGCCACCGTCCTCCTCTACGCCGCCGACCCAGGGTCCCTCTTCGCGGTGATCGGCTGGACCCTGATCATAGCCTTCTTGGCGGTGGTCGACCTCCTCTGCTTCCTGGTCCTCGTCATGGGACGTGAGGCGTAG